The sequence AATCACGAACCATGGTCGGATAGGGATGCGGACCGGCAACAGTCCCGATCAGGTAATACGTATCCCGGACGTGGGCAACCCAGTCCCGCAGCGCTTCATTCATCGCATCCTTGAGGGTTGCAGCACCACTCTGGACCGCCCTGACATCGGCCCCCAGAAGCTTCATGCGGAAGACATTGGGCTGCTGACGGGCTATATCTGTCGCCCCCATATAGATAACGCAGGACAAGCCAAACAGGGCGCAAACCGTTGCGGTTGCAACCCCGTGCTGACCTGCACCGGTTTCAGCAATAATGCGCGTCTTACCCATCCGACGGGCCAAAAGAATCTGCCCCAGACAGCTGTTGATTTTGTGGGCACCGGTATGGTTGAGGTCTTCCCGCTTCAAGTAAATCCTAGCCCCACCCAACTCGTCACTCAGACTGCGGGCCAGATACAGCGGACTGGGACGTCCAACATAGGCGGATAACAGCTGGTTTAACTCGGCCCGGAACGCAGGATCTCGGCGAAGAGTGTTATAAGCCTCCTCAACCTCCAAGATCAGCGGCATCAAGGTTTCTGCAACATAGCGGCCACCATAGATACCAAAATGGCCGCGCGAATCGCCCCCCCCACGCAGGGAGGAAGAATCTGGGTGATATGTCATCGAAAAGTCGTCTCATTCAAAACAGGGAAACAAGCGGCTGGCGCGGCCAGCCAACCCAGCGGGGTAGCTTTAGCAAGCCCCTATTCCTGTCCAGACCGTAGCGCTCAAGACCAAGCGCCGCATTGACCGCATCGGCGGCCGACGCCGCACACGCCCAGCTGGCAACAAGGAGAAAAGACGAAACACACACGGCTCCTACGGTAACCGTAAACGAACGGGGAGAACGATCGCACATCCTGAACCAGGACGCAAGAGGCATCACTATTCTACTGCTGGGTACCTGCCGCGCTCCGACGGGCCAGCACATCCTCAAGCGCCTTGTTGAAAGGAGGAATCACGCTTGCATCGACCGATGCCTTGCCAAACATGTAATAGACAGGTCCATTATCAAGCAGATAGCCAGGGTACAACGTGACCGTATCATCCAACCCGTTTCTGTAAATGGAATACAGGCCGGATCCACTGTCTGTCAGGAACGCATCAATCCGCTTGGTTGCCACCAAGGCAAACTGATCCTGCCGGGGATCCTCAACAACAATCTTCTTGAAAGCAGGATCATCAACCAGCTTTTCATACTCGCCACCGATGTAAGTATCGGCCACAACACCAAGCCGAAGCGGTGTTCCAATGAACGAGGACAAACCGGTCAGGGTCAGCTTCCCCACATCCACACTGCGAACAAACAAACCCAGCGTTTCCTGACGATACGGACTGCTGTAATGATGGTTCCGGGCCCGCTCCTTGGTCCAGGAGGCCCCGCCAATTACATCAATCTTGCCCGACAGAAGACCACTGAGAAGACGGCTCCAAGAAGTAATCTCAACAACCAAAGGGCACCCAAGGGCCTTGGCCGTCTCGCGAATCAGCGCAACATCATCGCCCAAGGGGGAGCCACTGGGGCTGACATACTGGTAAGGCGGCCAGTCTGGCGTAATGCCAAAATACAGGGGACGGCTGCATGTTCCACGTTCCCAGCGCATGACGGGGCCGGATGCCTCTGCCGGGCGCAACGACCCATCAACGGCCAGAAGAAGCGCAAGGGCAGCGCACACGGCCGCACCAAAACGCCTTGGACATCCCCAGAAAGAAGCCATTGCGACACTCTCCTGCCGTAGCACCCCGTTCTTTTCCCCGATGGCAGTGGAACACGCCACCAATAACACCGCAAGAACGTTCTGGATTGGCTGTCTGACGGGATAAATGACCGACCCTGCAACCTGCTATAAAGGCAACTTCGGGTATAAAAACTGGGCACAGCCACGGATATATTTCGGCATCAACATATGTGTGCCGTAAAATAGAATCGTCTTAGTGCTGTGCAAATGACTTGGCATGATCCCCCAAGGCAACCAAGCGCGTTTCTGCCCTTTCTGCCAGCAAGCGACAAGAGCCGGACGTGGCCTGCCTGTACAAGCCGGCCGCTGAATGCCAAAGCCCCGCAGTTTCGTGCAGGCCGGCCAGTCGGTATGCATCCAGCCCTTCCCTGTCAGCCTGACAGGTCTCCAGAAGCACAGCCAAGGCCAAAGGATAGCCGTGAGCGTTCAGCACGGATCGAGACTGTGCCACGCGCCGGAAATACAAGGCAGCCCGCGGGTATTGCCCATGAAGAAAAAATGAGGTAGCCCGCCAGTATGTTGCGATGGGTTCTTCGCGCGTTCCCTCACAGGCATGTACAGCGAAAGCCGTTGCACGCAACGCATGCTCAACCCACGCACGTTCATCAAAGCGCAACGGTGGCAAAGCCAGATAACCGCTAACAGCATCAAGGGCCCCCTCAATCGCAACCGGACACCGTGCATTGCTGTAGATATGCTGTGCATTACCAGAATTTGGAGGGACTGTAGGAGGACGGGACAGAAAATCAGCAACTGAAGAATGGTCACCTTCAGCAAGGCGTGGAGACGGCCTTGATTCAGACGCCCCGAAGTCAACAAAAGGCAGGGAAGAAATGGCATGCTGGGCACCAACTGGTATTTTCGCTCCTCCATCCTCCGGAACATGCAAGGCAGAAGGCACACCAAGGTAACGTTTTTCCAAAACAGCCGCCGATGTATCAACAGCATCAGACTCTGGATTCTGCACACATCCAGATACCAGAAGCATAATCAGCGAAAGTGTAGGAACAGGGCGCCACAAAAACATCAGACAGAAATCCAACATGCAAGCCAAAGCACTTTTGCGCACAGACACCACCATGGCACGAATATAATTAATGGCACAATTCATGTAGCGTAGTACGCAAAAAAAAGTCCCCCATCATAGAGGAGGACTAAGGCAGAAATTCAGAATAACGTACTGTTATTGTGCCTGCTGGCTCTAGGCCCGCCGACGGTCAGCATAACTTCTGACCTTTCGGCTCATTGCCTCAAATGCATCCCTAAGCGCGATCGCAATATCCTCACCCCCATCACTTTCATGAGGGCCGCGTTGCACCACCAGCACATCACCGGGCACGGCAACGTCTATACCAACCTGGAACGGCTCTCCCTTGTGATACTCGACATGCGGGCTCTTCCGCTGCTTACCTATCGTGACACGGCAACTGATAATATCAGGACAGAAGCGCCCAAGCTTGGCGACCTTGTCATGCACCTTCTGCTTTACTGAATCGGAATGATCTACACCATGAAAGGAAACCTGAACGGGAATATGCATCAAGGCCTCTCCCTTGGATCGTACCCTACCGCTACTCGTGCGGTAGCAGTGGGGCGCTGAAAACACCGGCCACCAGAGCTGACCTGCACACCATCCAAGGGCTGCGTAGATCATGCCCAACGGCCAGATCTATGGGGCGCAACGCCGCGCCCGGGAATTCAGACAACCGTCTGTTTATAAAGACGACTCTGATTCACTTACCTTCATATTCTGATCCCTTTTCCCCAGCGCCGCAACAGGCATCAACAACCTTCACCGGAAGATATTTCTTGCCCCTTGCAAAATATGGGAATCTCCACCATATGGGCCCCTACCTGTGGAAGAAACACGGATGTACCGCATCCTGCAACCGAAACAATCATGATGACCAGAGGAAAACCATGACGATCACCGAAGAGACGATGACCTTCCAGGCCGAGGTCAACAACCTGCTTGATATAGTGGTAAACTCTCTTTATTCGCAGCGGGATATCTTCCTGAGAGAGCTGATATCAAATGCCTCGGATGCCTGCGACAAGCTGCGTTATGAGGCCCTGACCAAGCCTGAGCTGATTGCTGAAAACAGTCCCCTCACCGTACGGTTACAAACCGATCGGGATGCGGGAACCTTGGTCATTACTGATAATGGCATCGGCATGAGCCGTGATGAACTTGTCACCAATCTGGGAACCATCGCCCGTTCCGGCACCAGCGAATTTCTGAAGTCACTGTCCGGCGACGCCCGCAAGGATATTACCCAGATCGGCCAGTTCGGCGTTGGTTTCTACTCTGCCTTCATGGTCGCCGACCGGGTCGAAGTTGTATCGTGCAAGGCCGGCTCAGAACAGGGATGGAAATGGTCCAGTGACGGGCGCGGCAGCTTCACGGTGACAGAAGCCCCCGGTGCCACACGTGGCACCGTCATTACTCTGCACCTCAAAGAAGAGGCAAAAGAGTTCCTGGAAGGATGGACCCTGCGCAAGGTTGTAAAGTCCTATTCCGAGCACATCGGGCTGCCAGTCATTCTGGTGGGCGGCAATGATGGCAAAAGCGATGATGAAACACTGAACACCGCCTCGGCTCTCTGGACACTGAACCGCAATGACATCACAGAGGATCAGTACAAGGACTTCTACCAACACGTTGCTCATGCCTTTGACACACCATGGATGACAACGCATTACCGTGCTGAAGGAACCTTGGAATACACGGCCCTCCTGTTTGTGCCGTCCGAAAAACCCTTGGACTTGTTCGAACCATCCCGTCGCCAGCATGTGAAGCTCTATGCCAACCGGGTCCTGATTTCGGACAGTTGCGAAGAGCTTCTGCCAGCTTGGTTGCGTTTTGTGCGCGGCGTCGTGGACAGTGCTGACCTGCCACTGAACGTCAGCCGTGAAATGCTGCAAAACAACCCGATGGTGTCGAAGATCCGCACCGGCTTGGTCAAACGTCTCCTTGCCGATCTGAGCAAGAAGGCCAATGACACGGACAGCTGGCTTGTTTTCTGGAAAACATTTGGCCCTGTCCTCAAGGAAGGCCTGTACGAAGACTTTGAGCGGCGTAACGATATCTTGGAACTGGCGCGCTTCCATTCCACAGCCAGCGATGCACCTGTCAGCCTGACACAATACCTAGAGCGGATGAAGGATGGACAGGAAGCCATCTATTTCATAACAGGCGATTCCACAGAAGCCCTGTGTAAAAGCCCTCAGCTGGAGGGTTATCTTGCACGCGGGATCGAAGTTCTTCTCCTCTCTGACCCGATTGATGAGTTCTGGACCGGCATGGTGCCGTCATTCCGTGACAAGCCGTTCCGTTCCGTTAGCAGCGGCGCAGCCGATCTGGATGCAATTGCGTGCGAGGACAGCAAGCCTGACGAAGAAAAAGATGTGCCACCAACCGATCAAATGGACCGGCTGGTTGCCGTGCTGAAAGGAACACTGGGCGACAGGGTCAAGGATGTTCGTCCATCGTCACGTCTGACAACATCTGTGTGTTGCCTTGTTTCGGACGAAGGCCAAATGTCCATTCATCTAGAACGTCTGATGCGTCAGCACAGGGGTGAAAAAACAGATGGAGCCGCTGCACGGGTCCTAGAAATCAATCCAGGGCATGCCTTGATCCGTAGCCTGGCTGCCCGGGCCAATGCAGAAACAACCAGTCCGGCACTGGAAGATGCAGCGTTTCTCTTACTGGATCAGGCGCGGATTGTTGAAGGGGAACTGCCCATTGACCCCGCCGCCTTTGCAGGACGCATGGCCCGCCTGATGGAACAAGGACTGGGTTAATTGAAAAAGACAGCCTGACCGGTACCACAAAACCCGGTCAGGCTGTTGCTATGGCGTCCAGAATGCCTGCTGCTTCCGGCTTTTTCTCGCAAATTGCCAACGGCAGAAAAACAACAAACGTCGAGCCTCGTCCTATAGCTGACGAAACACGGATATTGCCGCCGAGACTCTCGACAATCTTGCGGCTGACAGCCAACCCTATGCCACATCGGCCATATTCTGTAACGGAACTGGCTCTCGGCTGAAAATCGAAAAGATTAACCTGCTCATCATCCGGAATGCCAATGCCGTTATCAGCAATAGACACCTCCACCCCCTGTTCTGTGCAGCAGACAGAAAAGCGTATCTCAGGTGCGTGTCCTGCTTTCTTGTACTTCAATGCATTATCAAGAAGATTACAAAAAACACGGCACAGCATGTCACGGTTACAACGCACATCGGCACCCGTACCGATGACCCGCACCAAGGCTCCGGCGGCTTCAATCTGCCCCCGGAGAGCATCGCAAACATTGTTGATAACATCCACGACAGACACCTGATTCACCTGCGCCTGAACACGCGTCAGGGATATGTAGTCCAGAAGGCCGTCAAGGGACCGGTCTATGCATAACGCACCCTCCGATGCCAAACGCAGATACTCACGCTCTCCCTCACCCAGAAGCGATTCTATACGGCGCTCCAACAGGCCAAGATAGCCAGATATGGAGCGAGCCGGGCCTCTGATATGGCTGGATACAAGGGCTGCAATCTGATCCAGATCCTTGTTACTACAGCGCAGGGCAGCGCGTTCCTCGACCAAGGCAGCCTGAGCATGACGTTGCTCCGTCACATCAACAACAGACATAACAAGGCTAACCGGATCACCACCCGCACGGCATACCAAGCTCAACATCCGGTCAACCCAGATAACCCGGCCAGAACGATGCAGGCCACGTTTCTCAACATGACTGACTGTGCATTCGCCCCTGAGCATGGAGGAAATGACATCCCGCTCGGCCTGTACATCTTCTGGGAAAGAAAAATCATGGCATGAAAGACCCAGAACGGGATCAGAGGCGTCATACCCAAACAGGCAGACAAACGCATCATTGGCTACAACAATGCGACCATCAAGATCCATCAGGGCAATGCCAACGGCAGCCTGACGAAAGACAGCCTGAAAACGGACGTCCGCCTCTTCGCGCGCACGCTCTGCCTTTGCACCTGCCCGGGCCGCAGCCACGGCAGTTGCCTGCCAACGGCTGGTCATAACCCAGCTGAAGGCAACAATAGCAGCATACTGCAGCATTTCCACGACAAGGATAGTCACGGAATTAACGTTACCAAGCTGCAGAAAATCAATACCGGGCGGCAGAGAAACCCCATACATTCCGCGGCTGCCCATGGCCACACCCAAGAAGAAAAGAATAATGGCGCCAACCGTGCCCGCTTCACCTTCGACAGATGAAAACATCCTCCATGCTGCAACCCAGCAGAAAAAGGCCGCAAAGATTCCCATAAGAACCATACGTGCCGGCAAGCTAGGATCCACAATCGTGAACCAAGTAATCAGCAAGGCGAAAACAACCACACCAAGTACCGACGCCAATGCAACCCGGAACGAACGGCGCACACCACTGAGACGGTCGACCACGACAAGAGACAGGGCGATAACCACCAGCAAAAAAATATTGGCGACAATGACAAACAACCAGTCCCCAGCAGATCCACGCAGGACAAGCAGAAAACTGCCCAAGGCCTTGAGTATCTGGGAGAGGCATAAAGGTGCCATAATAGGACGCCATCCTGGCGCAAAGGCCATTATGCCGGTCGTTACAGCCATCAGGGTGGATATCGCCACCATCGATACCCATAACGTTGGCATATCAAGCATTGGTCCGTTCCCCCCGGCAATCCCCATCCGCCCGGTCGCGATTATGGCAGAAGCGTTCTCGTGGACAAGCCCTGTGGTGTATAGTCAAGCATCCCCCTTGCCAGAACCGATGGTTTGCATAGGATGGTCCGGGCGTCCGGTGCCTGGGGCGATCACGTCTTTCATGATCTGAGTGGAGCCTGCTTCCTGTGTCCAATACACCTTCGGTATCACTGTCCCTTATGGCAGTCATCGCCGCAGTGACCGACGATGTTCCACGGATCCTGCTTGCCAGAGATCAAGCTTCGCACTTCGATGTTACAGGCCATACCCATTATGCCTCTGCAGGAACACTGCCCTGCGGCCCTTTTGATCCGGCCAGCCATCGTAGCCTTGATCATGGATGCCGGCAGTGGGTCGAAACACGAACGGGCTTGGCACTGCAATATGTGGAGCAGTTGTACACGTTCGGGGGCCGGAATCGTGATCCGCAGGAACTACACGGAGCCGGACGCCTAGTTTCAATCGCATATCTGGCCCTGACACGCGAAACAGAAACCAACAAGCACAACAAGGCAACATGGCATGACTGGTACAGCTTTCTGCCATGGGAGGACTGGCGAGCAGGACGTCCGGAACTGATTGATCGTGTCATCATGCCATGCCTGCGCTCATGGGCAGAGGAACAGGCCTGCTCCGGACGTAAACACCGCTTGGACCGTATTGATCTTGCCTTCGGAACGACAGCCCCCGGCACATTCGATCCTGTTAGAGCTCTGGATCGCTACGAACTTCTCTACGAAGCCGGCTTGGTCCATGAATCTCGGCGTGATGCCGATGCCTTGACTCAAGCCAATGGCAAAAAAGCCCCGCCTGTGCCTGACACCAAAAGAAACGTGATAGCCACCTTGGGCAAACCCATGGAAATGGATCACCGGCGTGTTCTGGCCAGTGCCCTGACCCGGTTGCGGGGCAAGCTGGCATGGCGCCCGGTTGTTTTTGACCTGGTTCCGGATACCTTTACCCTGCTACAGCTTCAGCGCGTTGTTGAAGCCTTGTTTGGTACCACGGTTCACAAGCAGAATTTCCGGCGGACCATTGCAAGCATGGATTTGGTGGAACCAACAGGACAAATGGAGACCCAGGGACGTGGTCGTCCAGCTGAATTGTTCCGATTCCGCCGCGCCGCTATCCTGGAACGCCGCACGCTGGGTATTGGCGTCCCGGTTGTGCGCGGAGAACAATCCTAGCGCATTGATATATAATGGATGGAGCAGGCATAACCATTTGTGCCTTTGTTTCCGGTCTCACATTCCTCTTGCCACATCCATCAATATACTCTAGAAGAGCATATTGATTATACTCAGGATGAGCACGATTCTGCCCGCTTCCCACAGGCGGCAAGGAATCATCGGGAGTTTTTCCTATGAATATGCCCCGGAAACCGGATCTTGACCTTCTCTATACGCGCATGCAGTCCATGCTGACGCCAATGGAATGGTCCCTGATAACACCGGTTATCGAACACATTCAGGCCCTGAAAGCAGAGCGTCAGGCTGTTATTCTGGCCCATAATTATATGCGCCCGGAAATTTTCCACGGCGTCGCCGACATCACGGGGGACTCCTTGGCCTTGGCGCAGAAAGCCGTTGAGGTAGATGCGGAGGTTATCGTCGTCGCCGGGGTTCACTTTATGGCAGAAACAGCCAAGCTTCTGAACCCGACACGAACGGTCCTGATCCCGGATATGCGCGCAGGGTGTTCACTGGCTGAATCTATTACACCAGATGATATCCGGGCCTTGAGACAACAATGGCCCGGGGTACCTGTGTGTGTGTATGTCAACACCTCGGCTGCCGTAAAAGCCGAAGCAGACATCTGCTGTACATCAGGAAATGCCGTACGGATTGTGGAGGCGATTGCCCGCGAAACCGGCAGCGACAGCGTTCTGTTTCTGCCTGATCGCTATCTGGCCGCATGGGTTCAGACCCAGACTGATGTCCGTATTATCCCCTTTGATGGATCCTGCGAGGTGCATGAACAGTATCGTCCCGAGGACATACACAGCATCCGCGAAGACTACAACAATGACTTGGTTGTGATTGCCCACCCTGAATGTCCATCTGACGTGATCCAAGCCGCAGACTTTGCCGGTTCAACCGCCCAGATGGCAGATTACCTGGAACGGGAGAAACCCGGTCGGGTCCTTCTGATCACAGAATGCTCGATGGGGGACAATCTGATGAAGTCCCATCCTGAAACAGACTTTATCCGATCCTGCCACATGTGCCCGCACATGAAGCGCATTACCTTGGAAACTATTGCAAACAGCCTGCAAACGCTGGAGCCACGCATTGATATTCCGGCCGAACTGGCACGCCGTGCCCGGGTATCTGTTGAACGGATGCTGGCTGTCGGGCGTTCGTAACATGGATCAGCCCGTCGTTGTGGTAGGAAGCGGGGCCGCAGGCATGGCAACAGCCTTGGCCTTGGCGCCCCTTCCGGTTGTTCTGATCACAAAAACCAATGCCATCATCTCAGGCTCAACGCCTTGGGCCCAAGGGGGAATGGCGGCTGTACTGTCTCCGGACGATCACGTGAAAGATCACGCAGCCGATACCATTGCAGCGGGGGCGGGCCTTACAGATTCGCGAATGGCCCATCTACTGGCAAGGGAAAGTGCATCATACTTCTTGGAGGTGCTAAAGAAGGGGCTGCCCGCCGACCGCAAGGAAGATGGTTCGCTTTGCTTGGGGCGGGAAGCGGCCCATTCCACCAATCGGATTCTTCACATCAATGGCGATCGATCTGGCCTAGGTCTGGCGTCCTGGTTGGTCAAACAGGGGCAGGCTGCAGAGCATATAGCGGTCCTGACATCAACCATGGCTGCACAGCTGACATCAACAGACAGCCGCATAGATGGTATCTGGCTGTACAGCGACACGATGGGATGGTTCCATCAACCAGCCCGGGCTGTTGTTCTGGCAACGGGCGGCTGGGGGCAGCTATGGCCCGGCACAACCAACCCTGTGGAAAATACGGGTGATGGTCTGGCAATAGCCGCTCAGGCCGGGGCCATGATCGCAGACATGGAGTTCATGCAGTTCCATCCAACGGCCCTTTCCGTTCCATCTCGCACCATGCACGGCTTCTCCCGCCTTCCCCTACTGACAGAGGCACTGCGCGGGGCTGGCGCCATTTTGCTGAATGAACACGAACACCGCTTTGTCGATGAGCTGGCCCCGCGTGACATCGTTGCCCGCGCCATAGAAGCCGAACGCCTGCGCGGACAAACTGTCTTTCTGGATTTACGCCCTGCCCTGTCCAAAAAAGATGGCAACACGTTTCCTCAGGTGATTGAAATCTGTCGGTCACATGGGCTGGACCCCAGACGGACACCAATTCCCGTAGAACCCGCCGCACACTACGCCATGGGTGGTATCGTAACAGACTGTCATGGACGAACCAGCTGCCAAGGGCTGTGGGCTGTCGGAGAGGTTGCGTGTACGGGCATCCACGGTGCCAATCGCCTAGCTTCGAACTCCCTGCCCGAGGCTCTGGTTTTTGGGCAACGGGCGGCTACGGATATTCAATCCACACCTTCTGTTGGCAGAAAATACAAAGTGGAGCAGAGGGATCGTACACCTTTGAACACCCTGCCCGATCCTGGCTGCCTTGGAACCTTGCGCCTTCTGGCTGGTCAGGCACTGGGGATCAGTCGCCACGGGAAGGAAATGGGGCGCATGCTTGCCTTCCTAGATGAACGAACAGCAAAAGCCCCAAGCGGGATGCACCCAAGGGCAGCCATGGAAACACACTCCCTTCTTATAACAGCCCGCCTTGTCTGTACTGCAGCCCTAGAACGCAAGGAAAGCCGGGGAGCACATATGCGCATAGACTTCCCCAATCGTGACCCTGCCCTCGCACACCGTAACAAGCAAATCCTGACACCCGCTACACTCACGCACCATGGCACAGGGGCCATGACGTCTCTCTCGTCCCACACTGTGCCGGAGCCTTTCTTGCCATGAGCGCACCACACCCCCTTCTGCTTGATCCAATCCTTCAACAAGCCCTGCGCGAAGACATGGGACGGGCCGGTGACATCACTACCGATGCCATTGCACCACCACATCTGACCATGCAGGCTGAATTCCGGTTCCGTGAGGGAGGGCGCCTGTGCGGTCTTGCTGCCGCAGAACGAACCATGATGCTGGTAGATCCATCCTTGACCTTCCAAAGCCTGGCAAAAGATGGGGATGATGTTGAGTCCGGAACAGTTGTTGCTGTGGTTACAGGCTCAGCCCGCTCCATCCTGACCGGCGAGAGGGTCGCCCTTAATCTTCTGGCCCGCCTTTCGTCCATTGCCACGGTAACACGGCTCTGCGTCCAGAACGCGCAACCACACAAGGTACAAATCGCCGATACCCGCAAAACAACACCGGGGCTTCGCATTCTAGAAAAATGGGCTGTCCGGACCGGTGGCGGAATTAATCACCGCTTTGGCCTGGATGATGCCGTCATGATCAAGGACAATCACATTGCAGTGGCTGGTTCTGTCAAGGAGGCCATTCGGCGTGTCCGCGAGCATGTCGGTCATATGGTGAAAATAGAGATCGAGGTCGATACCCTGGATCAGCTGGAGCACATCTTGTCTCTTCCACCCTCACTGTCTGTTGACGTCGTCCTGCTTGACAACATGACACCAGATGCCCTGAAGCAGGCCGTTGCCATGGTAAACCATCGCCTTGTTGTAGAGGCTAGCGGTGGCATAACTCCTGATACCATCGCAGACATTGCGGCGACCGGTGTAGACGTCATATCTCTTGGCTTCCTCACGCACAGCGTACGCCAGCTTGATATCGGCCTAGACGTGGCACCACTGTAAACAAATACACCTATATGGAGATGACTCCCCATAAGCATCAACCCCTGTTATCATAATGGCATCACTGTGCCTGATAGGGGTGAGCACATGAAACGGGGACAAAGCCTATGGCCTGCCGTTATGGCGTGGATTGGCATTATCACGGTATGTTCCGGATCTTGGGCAGGCAGCGCTCCCCCCTCCATCAATCTTCCCCCACTAGGACTTGAAGCCGATAGCATCACCGTTTCCGGCCTGAGCTCTGGCGCGTTTATGGCTGTGCAGATGCAGGTTGCACACTCAGCAACAATCAAGGGAGCCGCTGTTTTTGGCGGAGGGCCTTTCGGGTGTGCCCGCGGTGACGGTACAATGGCGACGCTGACAGAAGCGGCAGCTCATTGCCAGAATCTTGTTGGCATGCCATGGAATCCTATCAGCAGCTTTATGGGGCCTCCCGATACGCTGGCATTGATGAACGGGGCGCAAAAACTTGAAGAGCAGAACAAAATTGATGCGCTATCAAACATCAGAAAGCATCGTGTTTTCCTGTTCTCAGGAATCAATGACACCCTAATTCCCCAAGCGGTTATGCAGGCACTGGAAAACTGGTACGGGAAACTGATGCCCGCTTCTCAGATAGAAACACTCTTTGATGTG comes from Haematospirillum jordaniae and encodes:
- a CDS encoding NUDIX hydrolase, with product MSNTPSVSLSLMAVIAAVTDDVPRILLARDQASHFDVTGHTHYASAGTLPCGPFDPASHRSLDHGCRQWVETRTGLALQYVEQLYTFGGRNRDPQELHGAGRLVSIAYLALTRETETNKHNKATWHDWYSFLPWEDWRAGRPELIDRVIMPCLRSWAEEQACSGRKHRLDRIDLAFGTTAPGTFDPVRALDRYELLYEAGLVHESRRDADALTQANGKKAPPVPDTKRNVIATLGKPMEMDHRRVLASALTRLRGKLAWRPVVFDLVPDTFTLLQLQRVVEALFGTTVHKQNFRRTIASMDLVEPTGQMETQGRGRPAELFRFRRAAILERRTLGIGVPVVRGEQS
- the htpG gene encoding molecular chaperone HtpG, which produces MTEETMTFQAEVNNLLDIVVNSLYSQRDIFLRELISNASDACDKLRYEALTKPELIAENSPLTVRLQTDRDAGTLVITDNGIGMSRDELVTNLGTIARSGTSEFLKSLSGDARKDITQIGQFGVGFYSAFMVADRVEVVSCKAGSEQGWKWSSDGRGSFTVTEAPGATRGTVITLHLKEEAKEFLEGWTLRKVVKSYSEHIGLPVILVGGNDGKSDDETLNTASALWTLNRNDITEDQYKDFYQHVAHAFDTPWMTTHYRAEGTLEYTALLFVPSEKPLDLFEPSRRQHVKLYANRVLISDSCEELLPAWLRFVRGVVDSADLPLNVSREMLQNNPMVSKIRTGLVKRLLADLSKKANDTDSWLVFWKTFGPVLKEGLYEDFERRNDILELARFHSTASDAPVSLTQYLERMKDGQEAIYFITGDSTEALCKSPQLEGYLARGIEVLLLSDPIDEFWTGMVPSFRDKPFRSVSSGAADLDAIACEDSKPDEEKDVPPTDQMDRLVAVLKGTLGDRVKDVRPSSRLTTSVCCLVSDEGQMSIHLERLMRQHRGEKTDGAAARVLEINPGHALIRSLAARANAETTSPALEDAAFLLLDQARIVEGELPIDPAAFAGRMARLMEQGLG
- a CDS encoding sensor histidine kinase, which encodes MLDMPTLWVSMVAISTLMAVTTGIMAFAPGWRPIMAPLCLSQILKALGSFLLVLRGSAGDWLFVIVANIFLLVVIALSLVVVDRLSGVRRSFRVALASVLGVVVFALLITWFTIVDPSLPARMVLMGIFAAFFCWVAAWRMFSSVEGEAGTVGAIILFFLGVAMGSRGMYGVSLPPGIDFLQLGNVNSVTILVVEMLQYAAIVAFSWVMTSRWQATAVAAARAGAKAERAREEADVRFQAVFRQAAVGIALMDLDGRIVVANDAFVCLFGYDASDPVLGLSCHDFSFPEDVQAERDVISSMLRGECTVSHVEKRGLHRSGRVIWVDRMLSLVCRAGGDPVSLVMSVVDVTEQRHAQAALVEERAALRCSNKDLDQIAALVSSHIRGPARSISGYLGLLERRIESLLGEGEREYLRLASEGALCIDRSLDGLLDYISLTRVQAQVNQVSVVDVINNVCDALRGQIEAAGALVRVIGTGADVRCNRDMLCRVFCNLLDNALKYKKAGHAPEIRFSVCCTEQGVEVSIADNGIGIPDDEQVNLFDFQPRASSVTEYGRCGIGLAVSRKIVESLGGNIRVSSAIGRGSTFVVFLPLAICEKKPEAAGILDAIATA
- a CDS encoding HPF/RaiA family ribosome-associated protein — its product is MHIPVQVSFHGVDHSDSVKQKVHDKVAKLGRFCPDIISCRVTIGKQRKSPHVEYHKGEPFQVGIDVAVPGDVLVVQRGPHESDGGEDIAIALRDAFEAMSRKVRSYADRRRA
- the trpB gene encoding tryptophan synthase subunit beta; its protein translation is MTYHPDSSSLRGGGDSRGHFGIYGGRYVAETLMPLILEVEEAYNTLRRDPAFRAELNQLLSAYVGRPSPLYLARSLSDELGGARIYLKREDLNHTGAHKINSCLGQILLARRMGKTRIIAETGAGQHGVATATVCALFGLSCVIYMGATDIARQQPNVFRMKLLGADVRAVQSGAATLKDAMNEALRDWVAHVRDTYYLIGTVAGPHPYPTMVRDFQCVIGEETRAQMQDECGALPDSLVACVGGGSNAMGLFHPFLDDRDVRIIGVEAAGHGLETGKHAASLAGGRPGVLHGNCTSILQDDDGQIAEAHSISAGLDYPGIGPEHAWLHDTGRVEYVSVTDEEALEAFHRLTRREGIIPALESAHALAHAIRVAPDLPQDHRMVVCLSGRGDKDMNTVAAAMGIAL
- the nadA gene encoding quinolinate synthase NadA, with product MNMPRKPDLDLLYTRMQSMLTPMEWSLITPVIEHIQALKAERQAVILAHNYMRPEIFHGVADITGDSLALAQKAVEVDAEVIVVAGVHFMAETAKLLNPTRTVLIPDMRAGCSLAESITPDDIRALRQQWPGVPVCVYVNTSAAVKAEADICCTSGNAVRIVEAIARETGSDSVLFLPDRYLAAWVQTQTDVRIIPFDGSCEVHEQYRPEDIHSIREDYNNDLVVIAHPECPSDVIQAADFAGSTAQMADYLEREKPGRVLLITECSMGDNLMKSHPETDFIRSCHMCPHMKRITLETIANSLQTLEPRIDIPAELARRARVSVERMLAVGRS
- a CDS encoding substrate-binding periplasmic protein; this encodes MASFWGCPRRFGAAVCAALALLLAVDGSLRPAEASGPVMRWERGTCSRPLYFGITPDWPPYQYVSPSGSPLGDDVALIRETAKALGCPLVVEITSWSRLLSGLLSGKIDVIGGASWTKERARNHHYSSPYRQETLGLFVRSVDVGKLTLTGLSSFIGTPLRLGVVADTYIGGEYEKLVDDPAFKKIVVEDPRQDQFALVATKRIDAFLTDSGSGLYSIYRNGLDDTVTLYPGYLLDNGPVYYMFGKASVDASVIPPFNKALEDVLARRSAAGTQQ